One genomic window of Campylobacter curvus includes the following:
- a CDS encoding CsgG/HfaB family protein encodes MILRNGLKLALAGCFIALLAGCATESSRTIEAPKVASFGTPYNGTKVAVSIGRFNNQSSYQNGIFSDGEDRLGNQAQSILMTDLQQSGRFSVLDRTNMKAIKEESTINKKAQNLKGAKYVITGDVTEFGRKTTGDHQLFGILGKGKTQTAYAKVNLNVVAVDDSEVVFSVQGAGEYELSNREIIGFGGTAGYDSTLNGKVLGLAIREAVNNLVNGLESGAWQVK; translated from the coding sequence ATGATTTTAAGAAACGGATTAAAACTGGCTCTTGCAGGCTGCTTTATAGCATTGCTGGCTGGCTGCGCGACGGAGTCCTCTAGGACTATCGAAGCCCCGAAAGTAGCCTCTTTTGGCACGCCGTATAACGGCACGAAAGTCGCGGTCTCGATCGGACGCTTCAACAACCAGTCCTCCTATCAAAACGGCATATTTTCAGACGGCGAGGATCGTCTAGGCAACCAAGCTCAAAGCATCTTGATGACTGACTTGCAGCAAAGCGGGCGCTTTTCGGTGCTTGATCGCACGAATATGAAAGCCATCAAAGAGGAGAGCACCATCAACAAAAAAGCGCAAAATCTAAAGGGCGCAAAATACGTCATCACGGGCGATGTGACAGAATTTGGCAGGAAAACGACGGGCGATCATCAGCTCTTTGGCATCCTTGGCAAGGGCAAGACCCAAACTGCCTACGCGAAGGTAAATTTAAACGTAGTCGCGGTCGATGACTCCGAGGTCGTATTTTCGGTGCAAGGAGCAGGCGAATACGAGCTCTCAAACAGAGAGATCATCGGCTTTGGCGGCACTGCGGGCTACGACTCGACGCTAAATGGCAAGGTGCTTGGCCTGGCGATCAGGGAAGCCGTGAATAACCTCGTAAACGGACTTGAAAGCGGCGCATGGCAGGTAAAATAG
- a CDS encoding DMT family transporter — protein sequence MKISYKTDIFGILITLLGGILWGFSGVCGQYLFSQGISADWLVPYRLLISGTILVAFYLLKSWENALAPLKDLRLLPQLFIYALLGLMMTQYSYFYSIELSNAAVATVIQYTAPALILAVVCIRQKRAPKINELVALILAMLGVVILATHGDLGSLVISARALFWCLVSAVCVCVYNLAPAKLNAKYPVVLVLGWGMVIAGVVLCVFMRVWRLEGAATAQQWLAFWAVITLGTIFAFSFYMIGVKTIGASKASLIACIEPVSAAFFAYFWLDTQFVFLDFVGFALIICCIFLLAKKQNS from the coding sequence ATGAAAATTTCGTATAAAACCGATATTTTCGGTATCTTAATAACGCTTTTAGGCGGCATTTTATGGGGTTTTAGCGGAGTTTGCGGGCAGTATCTTTTCTCTCAAGGCATCAGCGCCGACTGGCTCGTGCCTTATAGACTGCTGATATCAGGCACGATTTTAGTCGCGTTTTATCTGCTTAAAAGCTGGGAAAATGCGCTCGCACCGCTAAAAGATCTGCGCCTTTTGCCTCAGCTTTTCATCTATGCCTTGCTTGGGCTCATGATGACGCAGTATAGCTACTTTTACTCGATCGAGCTCTCAAACGCCGCGGTAGCTACGGTCATACAATACACCGCCCCCGCTCTCATCCTAGCAGTCGTTTGTATAAGACAAAAAAGAGCGCCGAAGATAAACGAGCTAGTCGCACTCATCTTAGCCATGCTAGGGGTCGTCATCTTAGCCACTCACGGCGATCTGGGCTCTTTGGTGATCTCGGCTAGGGCCTTGTTTTGGTGCTTGGTGAGTGCGGTTTGCGTTTGCGTCTATAACCTCGCTCCCGCAAAGCTAAACGCAAAATACCCGGTCGTGCTCGTGCTTGGCTGGGGCATGGTGATCGCGGGCGTGGTTTTGTGCGTTTTCATGCGAGTTTGGCGGCTTGAAGGAGCGGCTACAGCGCAACAATGGCTGGCATTTTGGGCGGTCATCACGCTAGGCACGATATTTGCGTTTAGTTTTTACATGATCGGCGTTAAAACTATCGGAGCTAGCAAAGCAAGTCTAATTGCTTGTATAGAGCCCGTGAGTGCGGCGTTTTTCGCGTATTTTTGGCTGGATACGCAGTTTGTATTTTTGGATTTCGTAGGATTTGCGCTTATCATTTGCTGCATATTTTTACTGGCTAAAAAGCAAAATTCTTGA
- a CDS encoding DUF4810 domain-containing protein — translation MAGKIAEILNFKTLFALALGVFLAGCGSERPRPLYYWDGSYSSSLYEYMSETGDVNEQIGALENSIQKAYENAQKVPPGLYAHLGLLYANNGDNVKANINFDKEIENFPESKEYITFLRMHGAKKAAKKGDKNEK, via the coding sequence ATGGCAGGTAAAATAGCTGAAATTTTAAATTTTAAAACGCTTTTCGCGCTCGCCCTTGGCGTTTTTTTAGCAGGCTGCGGCTCTGAAAGGCCAAGGCCGCTTTATTATTGGGATGGCTCTTATTCAAGCTCACTTTACGAATACATGAGCGAGACGGGCGATGTGAACGAGCAAATAGGCGCGCTTGAAAATTCCATCCAAAAAGCCTACGAAAACGCTCAAAAAGTGCCTCCCGGACTTTACGCGCACCTTGGGCTTTTATACGCAAATAACGGCGATAACGTGAAGGCGAATATAAATTTCGACAAAGAGATAGAAAATTTCCCGGAGTCAAAAGAGTATATAACGTTTTTACGCATGCACGGTGCCAAAAAAGCAGCTAAAAAAGGCGATAAAAATGAAAAATAA
- a CDS encoding ABC transporter substrate-binding protein: protein MNKILKFTLVLALFASSLFAERTITDQLGREVKLPDEVKRIVVLQHQSLNALNEINAMDKVVGVLQSWEKQLGKAYLRLAPSLKDMPTPGDLKTINYEAVLKLKPDVVIVTNYIAKDQLAKMDELKIPVVGVSFQKTDSSVKDKLNPTFKDDEVAYTEGFYEGIELLGKVANREKEADELIKYVKKSQSELKAKMTGLKSAKRVKIYMANPDLHTYGSGKYTGIFFERAGGENVAKKDIVGAKQISAEQLLAWGPDMIFVQERFPQVPAELKDNAALKNLKAIKDGKIFMMPEYAKAWGYPTAEAMALGEEWLAIKLYPQLFNGVNFDKKVEDFYHKFYRTSYK from the coding sequence ATGAATAAAATTCTTAAATTTACGTTGGTGCTTGCGCTTTTTGCATCGTCTTTGTTTGCCGAGCGCACGATAACCGATCAGCTTGGCAGAGAGGTGAAGCTACCAGATGAGGTCAAACGCATAGTTGTCTTACAGCATCAAAGCCTAAATGCGCTAAACGAGATAAACGCGATGGATAAGGTCGTGGGTGTTTTGCAAAGCTGGGAAAAACAGCTTGGCAAAGCCTATCTCAGGCTAGCTCCAAGTCTAAAAGACATGCCGACTCCGGGCGATCTAAAAACGATAAATTACGAGGCGGTGTTAAAGCTAAAGCCTGATGTTGTCATCGTCACAAACTACATCGCAAAAGATCAGCTGGCAAAAATGGACGAGCTGAAAATCCCTGTCGTTGGCGTGAGCTTTCAAAAGACTGATAGCAGCGTCAAAGACAAGCTAAATCCGACCTTCAAAGATGACGAGGTAGCCTATACTGAGGGCTTTTACGAGGGCATAGAGCTACTTGGCAAGGTCGCAAACCGCGAGAAAGAGGCTGACGAGCTCATCAAATATGTCAAAAAATCACAATCAGAGCTAAAAGCCAAAATGACCGGCCTAAAGAGTGCCAAAAGGGTCAAAATTTACATGGCAAATCCCGACTTGCACACCTATGGAAGCGGCAAATACACGGGAATTTTCTTTGAGCGAGCAGGCGGAGAGAACGTAGCCAAAAAGGACATCGTAGGAGCTAAGCAAATTTCAGCCGAGCAGCTTTTGGCTTGGGGTCCTGATATGATATTCGTCCAAGAGCGCTTCCCTCAAGTGCCAGCCGAGCTAAAGGACAACGCCGCGCTTAAAAATTTAAAAGCAATAAAAGACGGCAAAATTTTCATGATGCCTGAATACGCAAAAGCTTGGGGCTATCCGACAGCCGAGGCGATGGCGCTTGGTGAAGAGTGGCTAGCCATAAAGCTTTATCCACAGCTTTTTAACGGAGTGAATTTTGACAAAAAAGTAGAGGATTTTTACCACAAATTTTACAGAACGTCGTATAAATAA
- a CDS encoding amidohydrolase family protein, which produces MKTVDSHTHLLSSEVKFDRIFDKFAITLFAKKFGLSAKELYENPYESYKAGLVRNVRSSKFMDKIVLFGVDAKVNEKGEILHKDKTVCASNDDVLEIYEQNKDIIVPFFSINPLRPNALDLIDHYYEKGFKGAKFLQNYWGVDTREDRFTPYFEKLKKLDLPLVVHIGSESSVNSDKSCEQISMLYHPIKIGVKTICAHMALGYEGRHIFRSLSKNPRNFNKEYFALLELLKTHDNLYADVSALLTPVRAKMLRHLSQETSVHEKLLYGSDFPVPYSAIYNSYDLKFRQRLKLHKEQNPFDRYAKGILSYFSEDNAIWSNYKKIIAE; this is translated from the coding sequence ATGAAAACCGTCGATAGCCACACGCATCTGCTTAGTAGCGAAGTGAAATTCGATAGAATTTTCGACAAATTCGCCATAACGCTTTTTGCTAAGAAATTCGGTCTAAGCGCAAAAGAGCTTTACGAAAATCCTTACGAGTCCTATAAAGCAGGGCTCGTAAGAAACGTCAGGAGCTCGAAATTTATGGACAAGATCGTACTTTTTGGCGTAGATGCGAAGGTCAATGAAAAAGGCGAAATTTTACACAAAGACAAAACAGTCTGCGCCTCAAACGACGATGTTTTGGAAATTTACGAGCAAAACAAAGACATCATCGTGCCGTTTTTCTCCATCAACCCTCTGCGCCCAAACGCGCTTGATCTCATCGATCATTACTACGAAAAGGGCTTTAAGGGGGCGAAATTTTTGCAAAACTACTGGGGCGTGGATACTAGAGAGGATAGATTCACGCCATATTTTGAAAAGCTAAAGAAGCTTGATCTGCCACTTGTAGTGCACATCGGTAGCGAAAGCTCGGTAAATTCCGATAAAAGCTGCGAGCAGATAAGCATGCTCTATCATCCCATAAAAATAGGCGTTAAAACGATCTGCGCGCACATGGCGCTTGGCTATGAGGGCAGGCATATCTTTAGATCGCTCTCCAAAAATCCTCGAAATTTCAACAAAGAATACTTCGCGCTTTTGGAGCTTTTAAAAACGCACGATAACCTCTACGCCGACGTTTCGGCGCTGCTAACGCCCGTTCGCGCCAAGATGCTAAGGCATCTAAGCCAAGAGACGAGCGTGCACGAAAAGTTGCTTTATGGCTCGGATTTCCCGGTGCCATACTCTGCGATCTACAACAGCTACGATCTAAAATTTCGCCAAAGACTAAAGCTTCATAAAGAGCAAAACCCCTTCGATAGATACGCGAAAGGGATCTTGTCATATTTTAGCGAAGATAACGCGATATGGAGCAACTATAAAAAGATCATCGCAGAGTGA
- the gdhA gene encoding NADP-specific glutamate dehydrogenase: MSEYVNKILEGLKKSNPGQDIFIQAATEVLHSLAPLLSREEKYQKHAILERITIPERAVHFRVTYIDDNKNVCVHNGWRIQFNSAIGPYKGGLRFHPSVNAGVLKFLGFEQIFKNSLTGVAIGGAKGGADFDPKGKSDREIMKFCHSFMDELYRHIGNTTDVPAGDIGVGGREIGYLFGQYKKLTGRFDGILTGKGLGWGGSLARTEATGYGLTYFTEQMLKRAGLGLEGKKCCVSGSGNVAIYTLQKLYQVGALPITASDSGGFIYDEEGIDVALIKELKELKRARLSEYVKFRPHAKYTPIERYPAGRNGVWSVPCEGAFPCATQNELNLADIKTLYANGCRFVSEGANMPSTLEAMEFMLGKKDFYFAPAKAANAGGVATSGLEMMQNAGMDSWSFDEVDRRLQGIMKHIFELSYETSKEFGDEGNLVLGANIAGFRKVADAMIDQGYV; encoded by the coding sequence ATGAGCGAATACGTAAATAAAATTTTGGAAGGCTTGAAAAAGTCTAACCCGGGTCAGGATATCTTTATCCAGGCGGCGACCGAGGTGCTTCATAGCCTTGCTCCGCTTTTAAGCAGGGAAGAAAAATACCAAAAACACGCGATCCTGGAGCGTATCACCATCCCCGAGCGCGCGGTGCATTTTAGAGTGACATACATAGACGATAATAAAAACGTTTGCGTGCATAACGGCTGGCGGATACAGTTTAACTCCGCTATCGGCCCGTATAAGGGCGGCCTGCGGTTTCATCCTAGCGTCAATGCCGGCGTGCTGAAATTTCTAGGCTTTGAGCAAATTTTTAAAAATTCGCTGACCGGAGTAGCCATAGGCGGCGCAAAAGGCGGTGCGGACTTTGACCCCAAAGGCAAGAGTGACCGCGAGATAATGAAATTTTGCCATTCGTTCATGGACGAGCTATACCGTCATATCGGCAACACCACCGACGTTCCGGCCGGCGACATAGGCGTGGGCGGACGCGAGATAGGCTATCTTTTCGGCCAGTATAAAAAGCTAACAGGCAGGTTTGACGGAATTTTGACCGGCAAAGGGCTAGGCTGGGGCGGCAGCCTTGCCAGGACGGAGGCTACGGGGTATGGGCTGACGTATTTTACCGAGCAGATGCTAAAAAGAGCCGGCCTTGGGCTGGAGGGTAAGAAATGCTGCGTCAGCGGCTCGGGTAACGTCGCGATATACACGCTGCAAAAACTCTATCAAGTAGGCGCGCTGCCTATCACGGCATCGGACTCCGGCGGCTTTATCTATGACGAAGAGGGTATCGACGTAGCGCTCATAAAGGAACTAAAAGAGCTCAAGCGTGCGCGCCTAAGCGAATACGTCAAATTTAGACCGCATGCTAAATATACGCCGATCGAGCGGTACCCTGCCGGACGAAACGGCGTGTGGAGCGTGCCTTGTGAGGGGGCTTTTCCTTGTGCGACGCAAAACGAGCTGAATTTGGCCGATATCAAGACCCTTTACGCAAACGGCTGCCGCTTCGTGAGCGAGGGTGCGAACATGCCAAGCACGCTTGAAGCGATGGAATTCATGCTTGGTAAAAAGGATTTTTATTTCGCTCCCGCAAAGGCTGCAAACGCCGGTGGTGTCGCGACTAGCGGGCTAGAGATGATGCAAAATGCCGGCATGGACTCATGGAGCTTTGATGAGGTCGATAGGCGCTTGCAGGGTATAATGAAGCACATTTTCGAGCTTTCTTATGAGACGAGTAAGGAATTTGGCGACGAGGGTAACCTGGTGCTAGGCGCGAATATCGCGGGCTTTAGAAAGGTCGCCGATGCGATGATAGATCAAGGATATGTCTAG
- a CDS encoding DUF799 domain-containing protein has protein sequence MKNNVRNIFLAAFVAMFFSACAEPKIYDYSALLQSKPKSILVLMPTNETTEINASPAVLANAVRPLAEAGYYVFSPALVNDTFKQNGIYEADEIAKISLAKIRQIFDADAVLYMHVTRYGTNYAVVSSSTVVSVSASLIDTRTGTKLWEGSASASDDQNSGNGGGLLGMLITAALNQIANTVADKSYDLSVAADAYLFATGCNECILYGPYSPKYGQDPQLAK, from the coding sequence ATGAAAAATAACGTTAGAAATATATTTTTAGCGGCCTTTGTCGCGATGTTTTTTTCAGCTTGCGCCGAGCCTAAAATTTACGATTATTCAGCGCTTTTGCAAAGCAAGCCAAAGTCTATCTTGGTGCTGATGCCAACTAATGAGACGACAGAGATAAACGCCTCGCCTGCGGTGCTGGCAAATGCGGTCAGGCCGCTGGCAGAGGCCGGGTATTATGTGTTTTCACCGGCTCTTGTAAATGACACTTTCAAGCAAAACGGTATATACGAGGCCGACGAGATCGCTAAAATTTCACTGGCCAAGATCAGGCAGATCTTTGACGCTGATGCCGTGCTTTACATGCATGTGACAAGATACGGCACGAACTACGCGGTCGTTTCAAGCAGCACCGTCGTATCGGTAAGCGCCTCTTTGATCGATACTAGGACCGGCACGAAGCTCTGGGAGGGCTCAGCCAGCGCTAGCGACGATCAAAACAGCGGCAACGGCGGCGGACTGCTCGGCATGCTGATAACTGCCGCCCTAAATCAGATCGCAAACACGGTCGCTGACAAGTCCTACGACCTGTCCGTCGCTGCGGACGCTTATTTGTTCGCTACGGGCTGCAACGAGTGCATACTTTACGGACCGTATTCGCCTAAATACGGGCAAGACCCTCAGCTTGCGAAATAA
- a CDS encoding MerR family transcriptional regulator: MLKMNELIQKSDTPKSTILYYVKEGLLPEPDKPKPNLYLYEEKCVQIIEFIKYLQINFNSSIAQIKALFSHPSFDMNNPYETLFKTLELIMGANFTRIYSIDELAGEFKISKDEISKLVEDGFLMPRDGVFTGKEREILSIIVNSSKSELGIIKAYVNLAQQLSKDEVALTIDSLKNSAKDTNDTLKHLFDILLIVKPYILNMHTLNTYKKETK, from the coding sequence ATGCTAAAGATGAACGAGCTCATACAAAAAAGCGACACTCCCAAGTCCACGATCCTTTACTACGTTAAAGAAGGACTGCTGCCGGAGCCTGATAAACCAAAGCCAAACCTCTATCTATACGAGGAAAAATGCGTGCAGATCATCGAATTTATCAAATATCTTCAGATAAATTTCAACTCCTCTATCGCTCAGATAAAGGCGCTTTTTAGTCACCCAAGCTTTGATATGAACAACCCCTACGAGACGCTTTTTAAGACGCTCGAGCTCATAATGGGCGCAAATTTCACGAGAATTTACAGCATCGATGAGCTTGCCGGCGAGTTTAAGATCTCAAAAGATGAAATTTCAAAGCTGGTCGAAGATGGATTTTTGATGCCAAGAGACGGTGTATTCACGGGCAAAGAAAGAGAAATTTTATCTATCATCGTAAATTCTAGCAAGAGCGAGCTTGGCATCATCAAAGCCTACGTAAATTTAGCGCAGCAGCTTTCAAAAGACGAAGTCGCGCTGACGATCGACTCGCTCAAAAACTCGGCAAAAGACACGAACGACACGCTAAAGCATCTATTTGACATCTTACTCATCGTAAAGCCTTACATCCTAAACATGCATACATTAAATACTTATAAAAAGGAAACGAAATGA
- a CDS encoding acyl-[ACP]--phospholipid O-acyltransferase: MKNLLAIKGFLPYLAIAFINASIDLAHKITIQNVLLKTYEGDTLVVLTAAVNAMILLPFILLFSPSGFINDKYSKTRVIRVAALAGVAISVAILFSYLAGLFEVAFLMTFILAVQSAIYSPAKYGIVKSLVGTENLGMANGIIQALTIVAILFSSFVFSYVFEISYTHSDDPSQILSSIYMIGILLVVFSTLEAFFAYKLPFIEANEAEFKEKFDAKKYFKLSYLKENLSAIRQNQNIWLSIIGLSVFWGVSQVVIAAFPAHYKMIFNDDNALAIQAILAVSAIGIIAGSYTAGAMSKFHIELGIVPVGAFGIFLSLFFFGSSSSILAVTLCSFAFGLFGGIFIVPLNATIQYFAPDKTMGKIMAGNNFLQNVSMILFLLISIALVYLQISTTGLFIFAAFVCFIGSLYAILQLPHLFTRLLLMPILKTNYRFHVEGLKNLPQSGGVLLLGNHISWIDWLVLQIASPRGIKFVMYRGIYNKWYLSWIFKFFKVIPIGAGASKESIELIREHLKNGEVVALFPEGHISYNGQINEFQKGFELVIRELEEICIVPFYLRGLWGSSFSRASEFYKELTRKRGKREIIVAFGKPIRHFIDNVQMKQKVVELSFSSWENFIQNQKPLTHHWLEMAKSDLFKECVVDSIGVNLSNLKFITAVLVFAKILKCELAGEKHVGVLLPSSSVGAIVNMALFVIGKVPVNLNYTLSEQAISAALRKADISQVITSEKFVEKLAAKGFDFKSSLDGKVRYVENLSKQISKSAKFSSLLTAFLAPAWLIKALNFKKVSLQDTATILFSSGSEGEPKGIELSHKNLLANIKQISELLNFRKDDVILNSLPIFHSFGLTVTTLMPLCEGVKMVSVPDPTDGAMIGKMAARHNVSILFGTSTFFRLYAKNKKLLPLMFQSVRMVVAGAEKLKKEIKDEFKLKFGIEIFEGYGTTETAPVVAVNMPNILEKESLKELSFNKPGSVGLPLPGTIIKIVDPNTLEELNVGEDGLIIIGGSQVMKGYLNDEEKTNEVIAVIDGIRYYKTGDKGHVDENGFVSIVDRYSRFAKIGGEMISLGSVEEEIAKVLGGEAVFTAVNVPDDKKGEAVALLVKQSSAPEDIEQVLKSSNLPAIMFPSYMFLVDDVPMLGSGKVDFKGAKSLAVSLLGER; this comes from the coding sequence ATGAAAAATTTGCTGGCCATAAAGGGCTTTTTGCCGTATCTTGCCATCGCGTTCATAAACGCAAGCATCGATCTTGCGCACAAGATCACGATCCAAAACGTGCTTTTAAAAACCTACGAAGGCGACACACTAGTCGTCCTGACTGCAGCGGTGAATGCAATGATCTTGCTGCCTTTCATACTGCTTTTCTCTCCCTCCGGCTTCATAAACGACAAATACTCGAAAACAAGGGTCATCAGAGTTGCCGCGTTAGCGGGCGTGGCGATAAGCGTGGCGATACTTTTTAGCTATTTGGCCGGGCTTTTTGAGGTCGCATTCTTGATGACGTTCATACTAGCAGTTCAAAGCGCGATATATTCGCCTGCAAAATACGGCATCGTAAAATCCCTCGTCGGTACTGAAAATTTAGGTATGGCAAACGGCATAATACAAGCGCTCACCATCGTTGCGATACTCTTTAGCTCGTTCGTGTTTTCATACGTTTTTGAAATTTCATACACCCACTCGGACGATCCTTCGCAGATACTTTCAAGCATCTACATGATAGGAATTTTGCTAGTCGTCTTTAGTACGCTAGAGGCGTTTTTTGCCTACAAGCTGCCGTTTATAGAGGCTAACGAGGCTGAATTCAAAGAGAAATTCGACGCTAAAAAATACTTCAAGCTCTCCTATCTGAAAGAAAATTTAAGCGCCATCAGGCAAAATCAAAACATCTGGCTTAGCATCATCGGGCTTAGCGTGTTTTGGGGCGTTTCACAGGTAGTGATCGCAGCCTTCCCGGCTCATTATAAGATGATATTTAACGACGACAACGCCCTTGCGATACAAGCCATCTTGGCAGTGAGCGCCATAGGCATCATCGCGGGCTCATATACGGCCGGTGCGATGAGTAAATTTCACATCGAGCTTGGCATCGTGCCGGTGGGTGCTTTTGGCATATTTTTATCGCTGTTTTTCTTTGGCTCGAGCTCGAGCATACTGGCAGTCACGCTTTGCTCGTTTGCGTTTGGCCTTTTCGGCGGAATTTTCATCGTGCCGCTTAACGCGACGATCCAATACTTCGCGCCGGATAAAACGATGGGCAAGATCATGGCGGGGAATAACTTCTTGCAAAACGTCTCGATGATCCTTTTCTTGCTGATTAGTATCGCGCTGGTTTATCTTCAAATTTCAACTACCGGGCTTTTCATCTTTGCTGCGTTTGTTTGCTTTATAGGTAGCCTCTATGCGATCTTGCAGCTTCCGCACCTTTTTACCAGGCTTTTATTAATGCCTATTTTAAAGACAAACTACCGCTTCCACGTAGAAGGGCTTAAAAATTTACCTCAAAGCGGCGGCGTACTGCTACTTGGCAACCACATCAGCTGGATAGACTGGCTCGTGCTTCAAATAGCAAGCCCAAGAGGGATAAAATTCGTGATGTATCGAGGCATTTACAACAAATGGTATCTAAGCTGGATATTTAAATTTTTTAAAGTGATCCCGATAGGTGCGGGTGCCAGCAAAGAGTCCATCGAGCTGATAAGAGAGCATCTAAAAAACGGCGAAGTAGTCGCGCTCTTCCCCGAAGGTCACATCAGCTACAACGGCCAGATCAATGAATTTCAAAAGGGCTTTGAGCTAGTCATAAGAGAGCTTGAGGAAATTTGCATCGTGCCGTTTTATCTAAGAGGACTTTGGGGCTCGAGCTTTTCAAGAGCGAGCGAATTTTACAAAGAGCTTACCAGAAAAAGGGGCAAAAGAGAGATCATCGTAGCCTTTGGAAAACCGATAAGGCACTTCATCGACAATGTGCAGATGAAGCAAAAAGTAGTTGAGCTCAGCTTCTCGTCGTGGGAAAATTTCATACAAAATCAAAAGCCGCTCACTCATCACTGGCTTGAAATGGCGAAATCAGACCTCTTTAAAGAGTGCGTAGTAGACAGTATCGGCGTAAATTTGAGCAATCTAAAATTCATAACCGCCGTTTTGGTTTTCGCTAAAATTTTAAAATGCGAGCTAGCAGGCGAGAAGCATGTGGGCGTCTTGCTGCCTAGCTCATCTGTGGGTGCGATCGTCAATATGGCGCTCTTTGTCATCGGCAAAGTCCCTGTAAATCTCAACTACACGCTAAGCGAACAAGCCATAAGTGCAGCTCTAAGAAAGGCTGACATCAGCCAGGTCATCACGTCGGAGAAATTCGTAGAAAAGCTCGCGGCAAAGGGGTTTGACTTTAAAAGCTCACTTGATGGCAAGGTGCGCTACGTGGAAAATTTAAGCAAGCAAATTTCAAAATCGGCGAAATTCAGCTCGCTTCTAACGGCGTTTTTAGCCCCTGCTTGGCTCATCAAGGCGCTAAATTTCAAAAAGGTCAGCCTGCAAGATACGGCGACTATATTGTTTAGCAGCGGCAGCGAGGGAGAGCCAAAGGGCATCGAGCTGAGCCACAAGAATTTACTGGCAAACATCAAGCAAATCAGCGAGCTTTTAAATTTCAGAAAAGATGACGTGATATTAAATTCTCTGCCGATATTTCACTCCTTTGGCCTAACCGTGACCACGCTCATGCCACTTTGCGAGGGCGTAAAGATGGTAAGCGTGCCAGACCCCACAGACGGCGCGATGATAGGTAAGATGGCCGCACGCCACAACGTCAGCATACTCTTTGGCACTTCGACGTTCTTTAGGCTTTATGCTAAAAACAAAAAGCTGCTTCCTTTGATGTTTCAAAGCGTTAGAATGGTCGTAGCGGGAGCCGAGAAGCTCAAAAAAGAGATAAAAGATGAATTCAAACTAAAATTCGGGATCGAAATTTTCGAGGGATACGGCACCACGGAGACCGCACCAGTCGTTGCTGTGAATATGCCAAACATCCTTGAAAAAGAGAGCCTTAAGGAGCTAAGCTTCAATAAGCCCGGCTCCGTAGGTCTGCCGCTTCCGGGCACTATCATAAAGATCGTCGATCCAAATACGCTTGAAGAGCTTAACGTCGGCGAGGACGGCCTCATCATCATAGGCGGCTCGCAGGTAATGAAAGGCTATCTAAACGACGAAGAAAAAACAAACGAGGTCATCGCCGTGATAGACGGCATCAGATACTACAAAACAGGCGACAAGGGTCATGTCGACGAGAACGGTTTTGTAAGCATCGTCGATCGATATTCGCGCTTTGCCAAGATCGGCGGAGAGATGATAAGCCTAGGAAGCGTCGAGGAGGAGATCGCCAAGGTGCTTGGCGGCGAGGCGGTATTTACGGCGGTAAACGTCCCTGACGATAAAAAGGGCGAAGCCGTCGCGCTTTTAGTAAAGCAAAGTAGTGCACCAGAGGATATCGAGCAGGTATTAAAAAGCTCGAACCTGCCTGCGATAATGTTTCCAAGCTACATGTTTTTAGTCGATGACGTGCCGATGCTTGGAAGCGGCAAGGTCGATTTCAAAGGCGCAAAAAGCCTAGCGGTCTCACTTTTAGGTGAGCGATGA